The Xanthobacter flavus genome includes a window with the following:
- a CDS encoding glycosyltransferase family 4 protein, protein MRVLVATDAWHPQINGVVRSLEHTAREAEGLGADMQFLTPQGFRTVPLPTYNEIRLALATPRMIMRRIEALQPDFVHIATEGPIGILVRRACIASRRTFTTSYHTKFPEYLAARAPVPERLTYAWLRSFHNAGGGVMVSTATLERDLEARGFKRLMRWSRGVDADMFRPRPEATLNLPRPVYLFVGRVAVEKNIEAFLNLDLPGSKVVVGNGPALASLKERFPAVHFLGAKEGEDLAQVYAACDVFCFPSRTDTFGIVLLEAMASGLPVAAYPVTGPTDVLADATEPVGVLDEDLRTACLKALELSPAAARRFALRYTWRESARQFLDNVLIAHDIGPIARRYRLRRRRRVASGA, encoded by the coding sequence ATGCGGGTTCTTGTCGCCACCGATGCGTGGCATCCCCAGATCAACGGCGTGGTGCGGTCCCTGGAGCATACCGCCCGCGAGGCCGAGGGCCTTGGCGCGGACATGCAGTTCCTGACTCCGCAGGGCTTCCGCACCGTTCCGCTGCCCACCTACAACGAGATCAGGCTCGCCCTCGCCACGCCGCGCATGATCATGCGGCGCATCGAGGCCCTGCAGCCGGACTTCGTGCACATCGCCACCGAGGGGCCGATCGGCATCCTGGTGCGCCGGGCCTGCATCGCCTCGCGACGCACCTTCACCACCTCGTACCACACCAAGTTTCCGGAATATCTGGCCGCCCGCGCCCCGGTGCCGGAGCGGCTGACCTATGCGTGGCTGCGCTCCTTCCACAATGCCGGCGGCGGTGTCATGGTGTCGACCGCCACGCTGGAGCGGGACCTTGAGGCGCGCGGGTTCAAGCGGCTGATGCGGTGGTCGCGTGGGGTGGATGCGGACATGTTCCGCCCGCGCCCCGAGGCCACGCTGAACCTGCCGCGCCCCGTCTATCTCTTCGTCGGCCGCGTGGCGGTGGAGAAGAACATCGAGGCGTTCCTCAATCTCGACCTGCCCGGCTCCAAGGTGGTCGTGGGCAATGGTCCGGCCCTCGCCAGCCTGAAAGAACGCTTTCCGGCCGTGCATTTCCTCGGTGCCAAGGAAGGCGAGGATCTGGCGCAGGTCTATGCCGCCTGCGACGTGTTCTGCTTTCCGAGCCGCACCGACACCTTCGGCATCGTTCTGCTGGAGGCGATGGCGAGCGGCCTGCCGGTGGCTGCCTATCCGGTAACCGGGCCGACGGACGTGCTGGCCGACGCCACCGAGCCCGTGGGGGTTCTCGACGAGGATTTGCGCACCGCCTGCCTGAAGGCGCTGGAGCTGTCGCCCGCTGCCGCCCGCCGCTTCGCGCTGCGCTACACATGGCGGGAGAGCGCCCGCCAGTTCCTCGACAACGTGCTGATTGCCCACGATATCGGGCCCATCGCGCGGCGCTATCGCCTTCGGCGGCGGCGTCGGGTAGCTTCCGGCGCATGA
- a CDS encoding c-type cytochrome, translating into MRLVLASALVLAAATGSAYADPDVAKGETAFKKCMACHAIGPDAKVKVGPPLNGIVGAKWAHFEGYAYSQDIKDGAAAGKVWDAATLDAYLTNPKALAPKGKMAFAGIKNEDERKDLIAYLAQFKADGSK; encoded by the coding sequence ATGCGTCTTGTTCTGGCTTCTGCCCTTGTCCTCGCCGCCGCCACCGGCTCGGCCTATGCCGATCCCGACGTCGCCAAGGGCGAGACCGCTTTCAAGAAGTGCATGGCCTGCCATGCCATCGGCCCCGACGCCAAGGTGAAGGTCGGCCCGCCGCTCAACGGCATCGTCGGCGCCAAGTGGGCGCACTTCGAGGGTTATGCCTATTCCCAGGACATCAAGGACGGCGCCGCCGCCGGCAAGGTGTGGGACGCGGCGACGCTCGACGCCTACCTCACCAATCCCAAGGCTCTGGCCCCCAAGGGCAAGATGGCCTTCGCCGGAATCAAGAACGAGGACGAGCGCAAGGACCTGATCGCCTATCTCGCCCAGTTCAAGGCGGACGGTTCCAAGTAG
- a CDS encoding 16S rRNA (uracil(1498)-N(3))-methyltransferase codes for MPEHDFHAQRLHVAADLTPGAEIVLEREAAHYVANVIRLGVGEDILLFNGRHGEWRATRIAGGKREVRLEVLRGTRPQPPAPTLEYAFAPLKHARLDYMVQKAVELGAGILSPVITRYTQVARVNGERMAANAIEAAEQCGVLSLPRVEEPRALDAWLASLPEDRLLVFCDEASAVEDPIAALRQARPGPVSVLIGPEGGFSPEERARIAPRGLTLSLGPRILRADTAAVAALALVNAARP; via the coding sequence ATGCCCGAGCACGATTTCCACGCCCAACGCCTGCATGTCGCCGCCGATCTCACGCCGGGCGCCGAGATCGTGCTGGAGCGGGAGGCGGCGCACTACGTCGCCAACGTCATCCGGCTCGGCGTCGGTGAGGACATCCTGCTGTTCAACGGCCGTCATGGCGAATGGCGGGCGACACGGATCGCGGGCGGCAAGCGTGAGGTGCGGCTCGAGGTCTTGCGCGGGACACGTCCCCAGCCGCCTGCGCCGACCCTGGAATACGCTTTCGCGCCCCTGAAGCATGCACGGCTCGACTACATGGTCCAGAAGGCCGTGGAACTGGGGGCCGGCATCCTGAGCCCCGTCATCACCCGCTATACGCAGGTTGCGCGCGTGAACGGGGAGCGCATGGCGGCCAATGCCATCGAGGCCGCCGAACAGTGCGGCGTCCTGAGCCTTCCCCGCGTGGAGGAGCCGCGCGCGCTGGACGCATGGCTGGCGTCCCTCCCGGAGGATCGCCTGCTGGTCTTCTGCGACGAAGCGTCGGCGGTCGAGGACCCCATCGCCGCCCTCAGGCAGGCGCGCCCCGGGCCGGTCAGCGTTCTCATCGGGCCGGAAGGCGGGTTCAGCCCGGAGGAGCGCGCGCGTATCGCCCCCCGTGGGCTCACCCTCAGCCTCGGCCCGCGCATTCTGCGCGCCGACACCGCCGCCGTCGCGGCGCTGGCTCTGGTGAATGCCGCGCGGCCGTGA
- a CDS encoding UDP-2,3-diacylglucosamine diphosphatase: MASPSGRGKVEVSGVSDSPETRRFRALFISDVHLGTKGCQAELLLDFLKYNDADTVYLVGDIVDGWRLKANWYWPQKHNDVVQKLLRKGRKGARMVYLPGNHDEFLRDYYGTHFGGIEVVETAIHEAADGKRYLVIHGDVFDLVVRHARWLAFLGDWAYTAALGINTYLNKVRRRLGLTYWSLSQWAKLKVKNAVNYIGKFEEAVAEEAKRHQVDGVICGHIHHAVIHDQFGVRYVNCGDWVESCTAVAEHEDGRLEIISWTRKVEKKSPAQEGEVVEGARAAA; the protein is encoded by the coding sequence ATGGCTTCTCCGTCGGGCCGCGGGAAAGTGGAGGTATCGGGCGTGAGCGACAGTCCTGAAACGCGCCGCTTTCGCGCCCTTTTCATCTCGGACGTTCATCTCGGCACCAAGGGGTGCCAGGCCGAACTGCTCCTCGACTTCCTCAAGTACAATGACGCCGATACCGTCTATCTCGTCGGCGACATCGTCGATGGCTGGCGGCTGAAGGCCAATTGGTACTGGCCGCAGAAGCACAACGACGTGGTGCAGAAGCTGCTGCGCAAGGGCCGCAAGGGCGCGCGCATGGTCTACCTGCCCGGCAACCATGACGAATTCCTGCGCGACTATTACGGCACCCACTTCGGCGGCATCGAGGTGGTGGAGACGGCCATCCACGAAGCGGCGGACGGCAAGCGCTACCTCGTGATCCATGGGGACGTTTTCGATCTGGTCGTGCGCCACGCCCGCTGGCTCGCCTTCCTCGGCGACTGGGCCTACACGGCCGCGCTCGGCATCAACACGTACCTGAACAAGGTTCGCCGTCGCCTCGGTCTCACCTATTGGTCGCTTAGCCAGTGGGCGAAGCTCAAGGTGAAGAATGCGGTGAATTACATCGGCAAGTTCGAGGAGGCGGTGGCCGAGGAGGCCAAGCGCCATCAGGTGGATGGCGTGATCTGCGGCCATATCCATCACGCCGTGATCCATGACCAGTTCGGCGTCCGCTATGTGAACTGCGGCGACTGGGTGGAGAGCTGCACCGCCGTCGCCGAGCATGAGGACGGACGCCTCGAGATCATCTCCTGGACTCGCAAGGTCGAGAAGAAGAGCCCGGCCCAGGAGGGCGAGGTGGTCGAGGGGGCGCGCGCGGCGGCCTGA
- a CDS encoding threonine ammonia-lyase produces MSASEIQPAPLPTAEDVDAAAARLLGFAVRTPLVFSPVLSERAGADVFLKPETLQRTGSFKFRGAFNRMVQIPEEARAAGVVACSSGNHAQGVAAAAKILGMPAVIVMPHDAPALKRDRTRALGAEVVGYDRRTEDRDAIARAIATERGAIMVPPYDDPHIIAGQGTVGLEIVQDLAALGRVPDLVAANASGGGLVAGIALAVKRVAPQARVVVCEPAGFDDHARSFRSGVRERNAQPDGSFCDALLAPTPGAITFEITRRIVGEAAAVTDAEVARAVEYAFRELKLVVEPGGAVALASLLEGRLGVSGGTAVIVLSGGNVDAETFARCLAAA; encoded by the coding sequence ATGAGCGCCTCAGAGATTCAGCCCGCCCCGCTTCCCACTGCCGAAGATGTCGATGCAGCCGCCGCGCGGCTGCTCGGTTTCGCCGTGCGTACGCCTCTGGTGTTCTCGCCGGTGCTGAGCGAGCGCGCCGGCGCGGATGTCTTCCTGAAGCCCGAGACGTTGCAGCGCACGGGCTCTTTCAAGTTCCGCGGCGCCTTCAATCGCATGGTGCAGATCCCGGAAGAGGCGCGCGCCGCCGGCGTCGTCGCCTGCTCCTCCGGCAACCACGCGCAGGGCGTCGCCGCTGCGGCGAAGATCCTCGGCATGCCGGCCGTCATCGTCATGCCCCACGACGCCCCGGCGCTGAAGCGCGACCGCACCCGCGCGCTTGGCGCGGAGGTGGTTGGCTACGATCGCCGCACCGAGGATCGCGATGCCATCGCCCGCGCCATCGCCACCGAGCGCGGAGCCATCATGGTGCCGCCCTATGACGATCCCCACATCATCGCCGGGCAGGGCACGGTGGGTCTGGAGATCGTGCAGGATCTCGCCGCGCTCGGCCGCGTGCCGGACCTTGTGGCGGCCAACGCCTCCGGCGGCGGCCTCGTGGCCGGCATCGCGCTGGCCGTGAAGCGCGTCGCGCCGCAGGCGCGGGTGGTGGTCTGCGAGCCGGCCGGCTTCGACGACCACGCCCGCTCCTTCCGCTCCGGCGTGCGCGAGCGCAATGCCCAGCCGGACGGCTCGTTCTGCGACGCACTGCTGGCCCCGACGCCCGGCGCCATCACCTTCGAGATCACCCGCCGCATCGTCGGCGAGGCTGCGGCCGTAACCGACGCCGAGGTGGCGCGCGCAGTCGAATATGCCTTCCGCGAGCTGAAGCTCGTAGTGGAGCCGGGCGGCGCCGTGGCGTTGGCGAGCCTGCTGGAGGGGCGGCTCGGCGTCTCCGGCGGTACGGCGGTGATCGTGCTGTCCGGCGGCAATGTGGATGCGGAAACTTTCGCCCGCTGCCTCGCCGCCGCCTGA
- a CDS encoding aspartate kinase yields MTIVVKIGGSLTRTGPPRRLLERMCGRPGVVLVPGGGALADQVRVMQPQMALSDGAAHRMAILAMEQMGHAFLDIAPALFPVRTLADLTSAGGGTALWLPAAMTLDAPDIPQGWDVTSDSLALWLAARLAAERLVLVKAPGVAVPTSTDRARDLAAWSRQGLVDAAFATMALGYSGDIVLIPADDGALLDRVLEPPPPQGIEENQEGRRRS; encoded by the coding sequence GTGACCATTGTCGTGAAGATCGGCGGAAGCCTGACGCGGACGGGGCCGCCCCGCCGCCTGCTCGAACGCATGTGCGGCCGGCCGGGGGTGGTTCTGGTGCCGGGCGGCGGGGCGCTGGCCGATCAGGTCCGCGTGATGCAGCCGCAGATGGCCCTTTCCGATGGGGCAGCCCATCGCATGGCGATTCTCGCCATGGAGCAGATGGGCCACGCCTTCCTCGACATCGCGCCCGCGCTGTTCCCCGTGCGGACCTTGGCCGACCTAACGTCAGCCGGCGGCGGCACGGCCCTCTGGCTGCCCGCCGCCATGACCCTCGATGCGCCGGACATCCCACAAGGCTGGGACGTGACCTCCGACAGCCTGGCATTGTGGCTCGCGGCCCGCCTTGCCGCCGAGCGCCTTGTTCTGGTCAAAGCACCGGGCGTCGCCGTGCCGACGAGCACAGACCGCGCCCGTGACCTTGCTGCGTGGTCGAGGCAGGGGCTCGTGGATGCGGCTTTTGCGACCATGGCACTGGGCTATTCTGGCGATATTGTCCTCATCCCCGCAGACGACGGGGCGCTGCTGGACCGGGTGCTCGAACCGCCCCCACCGCAGGGCATCGAGGAAAACCAAGAAGGCCGACGCCGATCATGA
- a CDS encoding carboxylate-amine ligase, protein MSNDYSFGIEEEFFVVDAHTKAVQRRMPAGFFDELKDRLGESVSVEMLQSQLEIATRPTTGIGSALDEIRGLRHAVSQVAGEHGLAVIAAGTHPTATWDGVRATRANRYDGVMNDLKMLGERNMVCGLHVHVELPDPDQRVNVMRRMVPYIPHFIALSTSSPFWGAKQTGLMGYRLAAYDELPRTGLPEMFENSGDYERYVEAMVAARAITDSSYVWWAIRPSRQLPTLELRAPDSCTRSGDTVAIAALYRALVRFLVRNPHHNRDVGPVDRAIADENKWRAQRYGVHGSFVDLAQRRAVAVRDAVDGLVNLVSSDAEALGCLDALLRVRTIAEEGTSADVQLAVFQEAQHRTGNRTEALGAVKSWLATTTVQ, encoded by the coding sequence GTGTCGAACGATTACAGCTTTGGAATCGAGGAGGAGTTCTTCGTCGTCGACGCCCACACCAAGGCGGTGCAAAGGCGCATGCCGGCTGGGTTCTTCGATGAGCTGAAGGACCGGCTGGGCGAATCCGTCTCCGTGGAAATGCTCCAGTCGCAGCTTGAGATCGCTACGCGGCCGACCACCGGCATCGGCAGCGCGCTGGATGAGATCCGCGGGCTGCGCCATGCGGTGTCGCAGGTCGCGGGGGAGCACGGGCTCGCCGTCATCGCCGCCGGGACCCATCCCACCGCCACCTGGGACGGCGTGCGCGCCACGCGGGCCAATCGCTACGACGGGGTGATGAACGACCTCAAGATGCTCGGCGAGCGCAACATGGTGTGCGGCCTGCACGTCCATGTGGAACTGCCCGACCCCGACCAGCGGGTGAATGTGATGCGCCGCATGGTGCCCTACATCCCCCATTTCATCGCGCTCTCCACCTCCTCGCCCTTCTGGGGCGCCAAGCAGACCGGCCTGATGGGCTACCGGCTCGCCGCCTATGACGAGCTGCCGCGCACCGGCCTGCCTGAGATGTTCGAGAACAGCGGCGACTACGAGCGCTATGTGGAGGCCATGGTCGCGGCGCGGGCCATCACCGACTCAAGCTATGTCTGGTGGGCCATCCGCCCATCGCGCCAGCTGCCCACGCTCGAACTGCGCGCGCCGGACAGTTGCACCCGCTCGGGTGATACGGTGGCCATCGCTGCCCTCTATCGCGCGCTCGTGCGCTTCCTCGTGCGCAATCCCCATCACAATCGCGATGTGGGTCCGGTGGATCGCGCCATCGCAGACGAGAACAAGTGGCGCGCCCAGCGCTATGGCGTGCACGGGTCGTTCGTGGACCTCGCCCAGCGCCGCGCCGTGGCGGTGCGGGATGCGGTGGACGGGCTCGTCAATCTCGTGTCGTCCGACGCCGAGGCGCTGGGCTGTCTCGATGCCTTGCTGCGCGTGCGCACCATCGCCGAGGAGGGTACCAGCGCCGACGTGCAGCTCGCCGTCTTCCAGGAGGCCCAGCACCGCACCGGCAACCGTACCGAGGCCCTCGGCGCGGTGAAGAGCTGGCTCGCCACCACGACGGTGCAATGA
- a CDS encoding fumarylacetoacetate hydrolase family protein produces MKLVRFGDFGQEKPGLIDSTGKVRDLSGVIADLNGETLAPESLKKIAALDPASLPLAPEGARLGSCVARPGNFVAVGLNFADHAAETNNPIPEEPVLFNKAPNCIVGPNDDVMIPKGSLKLDWEVEFAFVIGKRARYVEEQDALDHVAGYCICNDVSERHFQIERSGQWMKGKGCETFGPLGPWLVTTDEIADTSTLAMWLEVNGERVQNGSMKTMIFRIPFLVHYISQFMVLDPGDVITTGTPPGVGLGFKPPRFLKAGDVMRVGIEGLGEQQQTVVPFKL; encoded by the coding sequence ATGAAGCTGGTCCGCTTCGGCGATTTTGGACAAGAGAAGCCGGGTCTAATCGATTCAACCGGCAAGGTCCGAGACCTGTCCGGCGTCATCGCGGATCTCAACGGCGAAACCCTCGCCCCCGAGAGCCTGAAGAAGATCGCCGCGCTCGATCCCGCCTCCCTGCCGCTCGCGCCCGAGGGGGCGCGCCTGGGCTCCTGCGTCGCCCGCCCCGGCAATTTCGTCGCGGTCGGCCTCAATTTCGCGGACCACGCGGCCGAGACCAACAATCCCATCCCCGAGGAGCCGGTGCTCTTCAACAAGGCGCCGAACTGCATCGTCGGCCCGAATGACGACGTGATGATCCCCAAGGGCTCGCTGAAGCTCGACTGGGAGGTGGAGTTCGCCTTCGTCATCGGCAAGCGTGCCCGTTACGTGGAAGAGCAGGACGCCCTCGATCACGTTGCCGGCTATTGCATCTGCAACGATGTCTCCGAGCGTCATTTCCAGATTGAGCGCTCCGGCCAGTGGATGAAAGGCAAGGGCTGCGAGACCTTCGGGCCGCTCGGTCCGTGGCTCGTCACCACCGACGAGATCGCCGATACCTCCACCCTCGCCATGTGGCTGGAAGTGAACGGCGAGCGCGTGCAGAACGGCTCCATGAAGACCATGATCTTCCGGATCCCGTTCCTGGTGCACTACATCAGCCAGTTCATGGTGCTGGATCCCGGCGACGTCATCACCACCGGCACCCCGCCCGGCGTCGGCCTCGGCTTCAAGCCGCCGCGCTTCCTGAAGGCCGGCGACGTGATGCGTGTCGGCATCGAGGGCCTCGGCGAGCAGCAGCAGACGGTGGTTCCGTTCAAGCTCTGA